In Oceanispirochaeta sp. M1, the genomic stretch ATCATCAGGGGAGGTTTTAGAGATGAGGAGTATGTGGGAATCAGAATCTCCATATCCTTCATTTCATCACGACCCGCGTAGGCAGTGCAGAGGTCTATAACATGGGCCCCTACGGCTTCCTGCTCCCTGGCAATTGTCAGGCAGGTATCGTAGTCATCATCGAGAAGAGCTTCCCTGAAACGTTTTGAGCCGTTGGCATTACATCGTTCTCCGATGATAAGGGGTCTTATGGGCTGAACCAGTTCAACCGATTCATACAGGCTGGCTATGGATGCTTTCATGACTGAACCTCTCTTACTGCAGGTTTCAGACCTGTCAGCTCTTCTTTGAGCCTGGATATATGTTCGGGAGTTGTTCCGCAGCAGCCTCCGGCCAGAGTAACACCCCAGTCTCCTATAAAGCTCTTAAGTTCAGATGCATAGGCTTCGGGAGTCATGGGATAGGTGGTTACTCCGTCTACAATTTCAGGAAGTCCCTGATTCGGAAGGCAGGAGATTCTGCCTGACCAGTTGTGACTGAGCCAGCGGATGCTGCTGAGCATATCTTCAGGGCCCGTGGCACAGTTCAGTCCAAAGGAGAACACATTGAAGGGTTCGATTATGGCTGCCGCAGCGGCGATATCGGTTCCTGCCAGCATGGTGCCTGTACTTTCGATAGTTATGGATATCATAATGGGAATATCCAGTTCTTTTTCATCAAGAACTTCTCTGGCTGAAATCAATACTGTCTTGAGCTGCAGGATATCCTGAGCGGTTTCGAGGATAAGAAGATCCACACCTGCATCAGTGAGAGCTTCAATCTGCTGTTTATAGGCTGCGGCCAGATCTTCCACAGTGATATGACCCAGGGAGGGGAGTTTCGTTCCCGGTCCCACCGAGCCGGCAACCCATCCGGAACCGTGCTGTTCGACTGCCTTGCGGGCGCAGTTGACTGATGCCGTATTGATTTCAACAACCTTGTCCTGAAGATCATATTCTCCAAGTACAACAGTCGTGCAGCCAAAGCTGTTTGTTTCAATAATATCCGCTCCGGCTTCAAGGAAGCTCAGATGCATCTCAGTTATTTTGTCGGGGGCAGTGAGACAGAGGTACTCATTACAGCCCTCATTTCCGTCCCAGACTGTATCGGGCAGGTCCATGTTCTGAATGCTTGTGCCGCAGGCACCATCCAGAATCAGTAACTCTTTATCCTGTAATTTCATCTCAGCAGCTCCTTCGTCTTGTGGTAAGGGGTTTAACTGTTTGCTCTACTCTATAGAAAACTTCTGAACAATGTAATATTTCCCGGGATAAAATTTCACGGTATTCATTGCTATGTGAGGGATATTGTATTTCTGTCTCTTTGTGTTGATCTACATTCCCTGACGGCTGCGGTCCATTATGATCTGATCCGCCAGAGTCCGAAGACGGGGCAATGCATGTTTATAGAATTTTTTC encodes the following:
- a CDS encoding homocysteine S-methyltransferase family protein, whose translation is MKLQDKELLILDGACGTSIQNMDLPDTVWDGNEGCNEYLCLTAPDKITEMHLSFLEAGADIIETNSFGCTTVVLGEYDLQDKVVEINTASVNCARKAVEQHGSGWVAGSVGPGTKLPSLGHITVEDLAAAYKQQIEALTDAGVDLLILETAQDILQLKTVLISAREVLDEKELDIPIMISITIESTGTMLAGTDIAAAAAIIEPFNVFSFGLNCATGPEDMLSSIRWLSHNWSGRISCLPNQGLPEIVDGVTTYPMTPEAYASELKSFIGDWGVTLAGGCCGTTPEHISRLKEELTGLKPAVREVQS